The following are from one region of the Streptomyces decoyicus genome:
- the pdxH gene encoding pyridoxamine 5'-phosphate oxidase, which yields MRAHYRAEGLVESDLAASPYDQFARWFKDATVAGLHEPNAMVVSTADAAGRPSSRTVLLKAFDDRGFVFFTNYNSRKGRELAENPAVSLLFPWHPLARQVVVTGTAERIGRDETAAYFRTRPHGSQLGAWASDQSAPVASRDELERAYEELAARYPEGEQVPAPPHWGGYRIAAGTIEFWQGRLNRLHDRLRYLREDGSWRVERLAP from the coding sequence ATGCGTGCGCATTACCGCGCCGAGGGACTCGTCGAGTCCGACCTCGCCGCCAGCCCGTACGACCAGTTCGCGCGCTGGTTCAAGGACGCGACCGTGGCCGGTCTGCACGAGCCGAACGCCATGGTCGTCTCGACGGCGGACGCCGCCGGCCGGCCGAGCTCACGGACCGTCCTCCTGAAGGCGTTCGACGACCGCGGCTTCGTGTTCTTCACCAACTACAACAGCCGGAAGGGTCGTGAACTGGCCGAAAATCCGGCCGTGTCGCTGCTGTTCCCCTGGCACCCGCTCGCCCGTCAGGTCGTGGTGACCGGCACCGCGGAACGCATCGGCCGGGACGAGACCGCCGCCTACTTCCGTACCCGCCCGCACGGCTCCCAGCTGGGTGCCTGGGCCAGCGACCAGTCCGCGCCGGTCGCCTCGCGCGACGAACTGGAGCGCGCCTACGAGGAATTGGCGGCCCGCTACCCGGAGGGCGAGCAGGTGCCGGCGCCGCCGCACTGGGGCGGCTACCGGATCGCCGCCGGGACGATCGAATTCTGGCAGGGCCGCCTCAACCGGCTGCACGACCGGCTGCGGTATCTGCGCGAGGACGGGTCCTGGAGGGTGGAGCGCCTGGCGCCCTGA
- a CDS encoding PAS domain-containing protein: MTASSASSASSAARCSADETDDSGLLAALLDGMDAALVAFAADGTVTHWNQEAERILGWTTTEAVGRTGLAGWAVRKEDADAIEAALAAAMRSPGRQVHEFALLTKDGHRILVRTQSSAVRAPGGRVAGVYCAFSEVHTQMDLERSIALSEALFEDASWGVVLIDADLRPAVVNAHAARALGVGRTALLGRPLGELLAQGVEELECALQHVLAEGAPQAVADLWVTLRSEEAELPRRCWRSGFVRLSSPLAEEPVPLGVAWLFQDVTDAKRAETEGSLLRFRAHQLHRAGRAAAECPDPAEAAAVHLDFALAGFADHGLVDLAVPPAPRPYGALAEGDAYDAYDEVEVPADAYDTGGEESEASGTSGVSEGAGAAGGAAPPSGATGADRGRRARRGTPRLVRTLASPAGSPGPSETLSANGIPAPYVPGHPAFQAYERRGSVRTSAGPASPAGWAAARNWPDGTVHGLCVVLRSRGRTLGVATFLRAPARRPFDRADADYAEEVAARIATALDLAGAASL; this comes from the coding sequence GTGACTGCTTCGTCAGCTTCTTCTGCCTCGTCGGCGGCGCGCTGCTCCGCCGACGAGACCGATGACTCCGGTCTGCTGGCAGCCCTCCTGGACGGCATGGACGCCGCCCTGGTCGCCTTCGCCGCGGACGGCACGGTCACGCACTGGAACCAGGAAGCCGAACGCATCCTGGGCTGGACCACCACCGAAGCCGTCGGCCGTACGGGCCTGGCGGGCTGGGCGGTCCGCAAGGAGGACGCCGACGCGATCGAGGCCGCGCTCGCGGCCGCCATGCGCTCCCCGGGCCGTCAGGTCCATGAGTTCGCCCTGCTGACCAAGGACGGCCACCGCATCCTCGTCCGCACCCAGTCCTCCGCGGTCCGCGCCCCCGGCGGCCGGGTCGCGGGCGTGTACTGCGCCTTCAGCGAGGTGCACACCCAGATGGACCTGGAGCGGTCCATCGCGCTCAGCGAGGCGCTGTTCGAGGACGCGTCCTGGGGCGTGGTGCTGATCGACGCCGATCTGCGGCCCGCCGTCGTCAATGCGCATGCCGCCCGTGCCCTGGGCGTGGGGCGCACGGCCCTGCTGGGGCGCCCCCTGGGCGAGCTGCTGGCGCAGGGCGTCGAGGAGCTGGAGTGCGCCCTCCAGCACGTCCTCGCCGAGGGCGCGCCGCAGGCCGTCGCCGACCTGTGGGTGACGCTGCGCTCCGAGGAGGCCGAGCTGCCGCGCCGGTGCTGGCGCAGCGGTTTCGTCCGGCTGTCCTCCCCGTTGGCGGAGGAGCCGGTGCCGCTGGGCGTGGCCTGGCTCTTCCAGGACGTCACGGACGCCAAGCGGGCCGAAACGGAGGGCTCGCTGCTGCGCTTCCGCGCCCATCAGCTGCACCGCGCCGGCCGGGCGGCCGCGGAGTGCCCGGACCCGGCCGAAGCCGCCGCGGTCCACCTCGACTTCGCCCTGGCGGGCTTCGCCGACCACGGCCTGGTCGACCTCGCCGTGCCACCTGCGCCGCGGCCGTACGGTGCCCTCGCCGAGGGCGATGCGTACGACGCGTACGACGAGGTGGAGGTGCCCGCCGACGCGTACGACACGGGGGGCGAGGAGTCCGAGGCGTCCGGAACGTCCGGCGTCTCCGAGGGGGCGGGCGCGGCGGGCGGCGCCGCACCGCCGTCCGGCGCCACCGGCGCGGACCGTGGCCGGCGCGCCCGGCGGGGCACGCCCCGGCTGGTGCGCACACTGGCCTCCCCGGCCGGTTCGCCCGGCCCCTCGGAGACGCTGTCGGCGAACGGCATTCCCGCGCCGTACGTGCCGGGCCATCCGGCGTTCCAGGCGTACGAGCGGCGCGGTTCGGTGCGTACCAGTGCCGGTCCCGCCTCGCCCGCAGGCTGGGCGGCCGCCCGCAACTGGCCGGACGGCACCGTGCACGGTCTGTGCGTGGTGCTGCGCAGCCGCGGCCGCACCCTCGGTGTCGCCACGTTTCTGCGGGCGCCCGCGCGCCGTCCCTTCGACCGCGCGGACGCGGACTACGCGGAGGAGGTCGCGGCCCGGATCGCCACGGCCCTGGACCTCGCGGGCGCGGCGTCGCTCTGA
- a CDS encoding SIS domain-containing protein: protein MAESDRSDRLAGKYFDAAIDLLRQVRDEEGDRITAAGRLIADTVAAGGRVFSFGAGHSSLPAQDTVYRAGGLAIMNLLSVPGVVGVDVRPATLGSALERVDGLAGAVLDTSPLEAGDVLVIISLSGRNALPVEMAMNARALGIKVIGVTSVAYADATKSRHVSGSFLKDHCDLVLDSRITVGDAELTLPGIDAPFAPASTVVTSAIMQAMVATAAGTLTERGIDPPLLRSGNVDGGHDWNARVMSEYADRIFYRQ from the coding sequence ATGGCTGAGAGCGACCGGAGCGACCGGCTGGCCGGGAAGTACTTCGACGCCGCGATCGACCTGCTGCGGCAGGTCCGCGACGAAGAGGGCGACCGGATCACCGCGGCCGGGCGGCTGATCGCGGACACCGTTGCGGCGGGCGGCCGGGTCTTCTCCTTCGGCGCCGGGCACTCCTCGCTCCCCGCGCAGGACACCGTCTACCGGGCGGGCGGTCTGGCGATCATGAATCTGCTGTCCGTCCCGGGCGTGGTCGGCGTGGATGTACGGCCCGCGACGCTCGGCAGCGCGCTGGAGCGGGTCGACGGGCTGGCGGGGGCCGTCCTGGACACCAGCCCGCTGGAGGCGGGCGATGTGCTGGTGATCATCTCGCTCTCCGGGCGGAACGCACTGCCCGTCGAAATGGCGATGAACGCCCGCGCCCTCGGCATCAAGGTCATCGGCGTGACGTCGGTGGCCTACGCGGACGCGACCAAGTCCCGGCATGTCTCCGGCAGCTTCCTCAAGGACCACTGCGACCTGGTGCTGGACAGCAGGATCACGGTGGGCGACGCGGAGTTGACGCTGCCGGGCATCGACGCGCCGTTCGCCCCCGCCTCCACGGTCGTCACCAGCGCGATCATGCAGGCCATGGTGGCGACGGCCGCGGGCACACTCACCGAACGGGGCATCGACCCGCCGCTGCTGCGCTCCGGGAACGTGGACGGCGGGCACGACTGGAACGCCCGGGTGATGAGCGAGTACGCGGACCGGATCTTCTACCGGCAGTGA
- a CDS encoding metal-dependent transcriptional regulator — MSGLIDTTEMYLRTVLELEEEGVVPMRARIAERLEQSGPTVSQTVARMERDGLLTVAGDRHLELTEEGRRLATRVMRKHRLAECLLVDVIGLEWEQVHAEACRWEHVMSEAVERRVLELLRHPTESPYGNPIPGLAELGEKSEVDPFLDAGMVSLMDLDAGADGKTAVVRRIGEPIQADAQLMYTLRRAGVQPGAVVSVTESPAGVLVGSSGEAAELDSEIASHVFVAKR; from the coding sequence ATGTCCGGACTGATCGACACCACGGAGATGTATCTCCGCACCGTCCTCGAGCTGGAAGAGGAGGGTGTGGTGCCCATGCGCGCCCGCATCGCGGAGCGGCTCGAACAGAGCGGCCCGACGGTGAGCCAGACGGTGGCGCGCATGGAGCGAGACGGACTGCTGACGGTCGCGGGTGACCGGCACCTGGAGCTGACGGAGGAGGGCCGGCGGCTGGCGACGCGGGTGATGCGCAAGCACCGCCTCGCCGAGTGTCTGCTCGTCGACGTCATCGGGCTCGAATGGGAGCAGGTGCACGCCGAGGCGTGCCGCTGGGAGCATGTGATGAGCGAGGCGGTCGAGCGCCGCGTCCTGGAACTGCTGCGGCATCCCACGGAGTCGCCGTACGGCAACCCCATCCCGGGGCTGGCGGAGCTCGGCGAGAAGTCCGAGGTCGACCCGTTCCTGGACGCCGGCATGGTGAGCCTGATGGACCTGGATGCCGGGGCCGACGGCAAGACCGCCGTGGTGCGCCGGATCGGCGAGCCGATCCAGGCGGACGCCCAGCTGATGTACACCCTCCGGCGGGCCGGTGTGCAGCCGGGCGCGGTGGTGAGCGTGACGGAGTCGCCGGCCGGGGTGCTGGTCGGCAGCAGCGGCGAGGCCGCCGAGCTGGACTCCGAGATCGCCTCCCACGTGTTTGTCGCCAAGCGCTGA
- a CDS encoding alpha/beta fold hydrolase produces MVQRIDVTGMGGVRLAAWEFTDPPKIGGGLEESEQRPGALLLHGLMGRASHWAATARRLSARHRPVALDQRGHGRSEKPSEGPYDREAYVDDAIAAIEQLGLAPVALVGHAMGALTAWQLAARRPDLVSALVICDMRASALGAASQHEWTEWFRSWPLPFATLADVRKWFGEDDPTLERPRPTRGEFFAEVMAERADGWRPVFSRRQMLTARETWVHDAHWEELAQVSCPTLVVRGLDAELGRAEAQEMVRVLPRGAYAEIPDAGHLLPWEQPDAWCAAIEPFLRTATVPS; encoded by the coding sequence ATGGTTCAGCGCATCGATGTGACAGGGATGGGCGGTGTACGCCTCGCCGCCTGGGAATTCACCGACCCGCCCAAGATCGGCGGCGGGCTGGAGGAGAGCGAGCAGCGGCCGGGTGCACTCCTCCTCCACGGCCTGATGGGCCGCGCCTCGCACTGGGCGGCCACCGCGCGCCGCTTGAGCGCACGCCACCGCCCCGTCGCGCTGGATCAGCGGGGCCACGGCCGCAGCGAGAAGCCCTCCGAGGGGCCGTACGACCGCGAGGCCTATGTCGATGACGCCATCGCGGCCATCGAGCAGCTCGGTCTCGCCCCGGTCGCCCTTGTCGGGCATGCCATGGGCGCCCTGACGGCGTGGCAGTTAGCGGCCCGAAGACCGGATCTGGTCAGTGCGCTGGTCATCTGCGATATGCGGGCCTCGGCGCTCGGGGCGGCCTCCCAGCATGAGTGGACCGAGTGGTTCCGGTCCTGGCCGCTGCCGTTCGCCACCCTCGCGGATGTCCGTAAGTGGTTCGGCGAGGACGACCCGACCCTGGAGCGGCCCAGACCCACCCGCGGCGAGTTCTTTGCCGAGGTGATGGCCGAGCGCGCCGACGGCTGGCGCCCCGTCTTCTCCCGCCGGCAGATGCTCACGGCCCGCGAGACCTGGGTGCATGACGCCCATTGGGAAGAGCTCGCCCAGGTGTCGTGCCCCACCCTCGTCGTCCGCGGCCTCGATGCCGAACTGGGCCGCGCCGAGGCCCAGGAGATGGTCCGGGTGCTGCCCCGCGGCGCCTACGCCGAAATCCCGGACGCCGGGCATCTGCTGCCGTGGGAACAGCCCGACGCATGGTGCGCCGCCATCGAACCCTTTCTCCGAACGGCCACGGTGCCCAGCTGA
- a CDS encoding ABC transporter ATP-binding protein: MANEPEHIDQRAESAPPQHTTAASPGGPAAAPGGGVAVPPAVRVQGLWKKFGEQIAVNGIDLTLPAGRFIGLVGPNGAGKTTTLSMVTGLLRPDAGVVEIGGHDVWQDPVAVKSRIGVLPEGLRLFERLSGRELLGYIGRLRGLPGDEVDKRAGQLLDVLDLAGAQNKLVVDYSTGMRKKIGLAAALLHNPEILFLDEPFEGVDPVSAQTIRGVLERYTASGATVIFSSHVMELVESLCDWVAVIAAGRIRADGPLAEVRGAAPSLQDAFLELVGARERGAGQNLDWLGGGGAR; encoded by the coding sequence GTGGCGAACGAGCCGGAACACATCGATCAGCGGGCCGAATCGGCACCGCCGCAGCACACCACGGCTGCCTCTCCGGGCGGGCCGGCCGCTGCCCCCGGGGGCGGCGTGGCCGTCCCGCCCGCCGTACGCGTCCAGGGTCTGTGGAAGAAGTTCGGCGAGCAGATCGCCGTCAACGGCATCGACCTGACGCTGCCGGCCGGCCGCTTCATCGGGCTCGTCGGCCCCAACGGCGCCGGCAAGACCACCACCCTCTCCATGGTGACGGGCCTGCTGCGGCCGGACGCCGGGGTGGTCGAGATCGGCGGGCACGACGTCTGGCAGGACCCGGTGGCCGTCAAGTCGCGTATCGGGGTGCTGCCCGAGGGGCTGCGGCTCTTCGAGCGGCTGTCCGGCCGTGAACTCCTCGGCTACATAGGCCGGTTGCGCGGCCTGCCGGGCGACGAGGTCGACAAGCGGGCCGGACAGCTGCTGGACGTGCTCGATCTGGCGGGCGCACAGAACAAGCTGGTGGTGGACTACTCCACCGGTATGCGCAAGAAGATCGGGCTGGCGGCGGCGCTGCTGCACAACCCCGAGATCCTCTTCCTCGACGAGCCCTTCGAGGGCGTCGACCCGGTCTCGGCGCAGACCATCCGCGGCGTGCTGGAGCGCTACACCGCCTCCGGGGCGACCGTGATCTTCTCCAGCCATGTGATGGAGCTGGTCGAGTCGCTGTGCGACTGGGTCGCGGTGATCGCCGCCGGGCGGATCCGTGCGGACGGCCCGCTCGCGGAGGTGCGCGGCGCGGCGCCCTCGCTCCAGGACGCGTTCCTCGAACTCGTCGGCGCCCGGGAGCGCGGCGCGGGGCAGAACCTGGACTGGCTGGGCGGTGGCGGCGCCCGATGA
- a CDS encoding bifunctional DNA primase/polymerase — translation MEETIQVTGASQIPKQRGEQMLDTAVRYAEERHWDVFPGAWLEHDGETPRCSCGAGDCAAPGAHPTAPGWAGQASGSATAVRRMWSKQPRASILLPTGRTFEALDVPETAGCLALARMERMALPLGPVTRTPDRRMLFLVLPGGSVKVPNLVRSLGWAPAALDLVCRGEGEYIAAPPTRVGAHGSVQWARRPTPANRWLPDAEELISPLAYACARDAVAVRRR, via the coding sequence GTGGAAGAGACCATCCAAGTCACAGGAGCCTCGCAGATCCCCAAGCAGCGCGGCGAGCAGATGCTGGACACTGCGGTGCGTTACGCGGAAGAACGGCATTGGGACGTGTTCCCCGGCGCATGGCTGGAGCACGACGGCGAGACGCCGCGCTGCTCGTGCGGTGCCGGCGACTGCGCAGCGCCCGGCGCGCACCCCACCGCCCCCGGCTGGGCCGGACAGGCCAGCGGCAGCGCCACCGCCGTCCGCCGGATGTGGAGCAAGCAGCCGCGGGCCTCGATCCTGTTGCCGACGGGCCGGACGTTCGAGGCGCTGGATGTCCCGGAGACCGCAGGCTGCCTGGCCCTGGCCCGTATGGAGCGGATGGCCCTGCCGCTCGGCCCGGTGACCCGCACCCCCGACCGCCGGATGCTCTTCCTCGTCCTGCCCGGCGGCTCGGTGAAGGTCCCGAATCTCGTACGGAGCCTGGGCTGGGCGCCGGCCGCGCTCGATCTGGTCTGCCGCGGCGAGGGCGAGTACATCGCCGCACCGCCGACCCGGGTGGGGGCGCACGGCTCGGTGCAGTGGGCGCGCCGCCCCACCCCCGCCAACCGCTGGCTGCCGGACGCCGAGGAGCTGATCAGCCCGCTCGCGTACGCCTGCGCACGGGACGCGGTCGCGGTCCGCCGCCGCTGA